A DNA window from Arachis duranensis cultivar V14167 chromosome 3, aradu.V14167.gnm2.J7QH, whole genome shotgun sequence contains the following coding sequences:
- the LOC107481001 gene encoding trans-cinnamate:CoA ligase, peroxisomal codes for MDTLPKCEANFTALTPLTFLTRAAACYANRPSIIHEGTRFTWSQTYHRCRRLASSLRALNIANKDVVSVLAPNIPAMYEMHFAVPMAGAVLNTINTRLDAKNIAAILKHSEAKVFFVDYELVPKARDALRLLVGQTEPTQYACLPLVIVIDDINSPTGIRLGELEYEQMVRQGDPNFVVDEIHDEWSPISLNYTSGTTSEPKGVVYSHRGAYLSTLSLILGWEMGSEPVYLWTLPMFHCNGWTFTWGVAARGGTNVCLRNTVASDIYTNIVLHNVTHMCCAPIVFNILLEAKPSERLHFKSKVEILTGGAPPPASLLEKVESLGFHVTHAYGLTEATGPALVCEWQKRWNQLPVQQQAELKARQGVSVVTMADVDVKNLETMESVPRDGKRMGEIMLRGSGIMMGYFKDAKATSKAFENGWFRTGDVGVIHPDGYLEIKDRSKDVIISGGENISSVEVEKVLYGHPRVLEAAVVAMPHPRWGESPCAFVSLKKNPSGKKDHVTQAEVIAYCRKNLPHFMVPKVVKFLDELPKTATGKFQKVQLRAMAKQFVVPPENEQQQNKPKKSTSQVNNNNNNNNNIEQVLAVSRL; via the exons ATGGATACTCTTCCAAAATGCGAAGCAAACTTCACCGCACTGACCCCTCTAACTTTCTTGACGAGGGCAGCTGCATGCTATGCCAACAGACCCTCCATCATCCATGAAGGAACCCGTTTCACATGGTCACAAACCTACCACCGCTGCCGCCGCCTCGCTTCCTCCCTGCGTGCCCTCAATATCGCTAACAAGGACGTC GTCTCAGTGCTGGCACCTAACATCCCAGCAATGTACGAGATGCATTTCGCAGTTCCCATGGCGGGAGCAGTGCTCAACACCATCAACACTCGTCTTGACGCCAAGAACATAGCCGCCATTCTCAAGCACTCGGAAGCCAAAGTCTTCTTCGTGGACTACGAGCTTGTCCCCAAGGCGCGGGACGCCCTGAGATTACTCGTAGGACAAACCGAACCAACACAATACGCATGTCTTCCTCTAGTCATCGTCATAGACGACATAAATTCCCCCACGGGGATCCGCCTGGGCGAGCTGGAATACGAGCAAATGGTTCGGCAAGGCGATCCAAACTTTGTGGTGGATGAAATCCATGATGAATGGTCTCCAATCTCGTTGAATTACACATCGGGAACAACCTCAGAGCCCAAAGGAGTTGTGTACAGCCACAGGGGTGCGTATCTGAGCACCCTGAGTTTGATTCTGGGTTGGGAAATGGGTAGTGAGCCAGTTTACCTCTGGACTCTGCCTATGTTCCATTGTAATGGGTGGACCTTCACATGGGGAGTGGCAGCACGTGGGGGAACTAATGTTTGTCTTAGAAACACTGTGGCATCTGACATATACACAAACATTGTTCTCCACAACGTCACACACATGTGTTGCGCTCCAATTGTCTTTAACATCCTCCTCGAGGCCAAGCCCAGCGAGCGCCTCCACTTCAAGTCCAAGGTGGAGATATTAACCGGCGGCGCGCCCCCGCCGGCTTCCCTTCTTGAAAAAGTGGAGTCCCTTGGGTTCCATGTGACACATGCCTACGGCCTGACGGAGGCGACAGGGCCCGCTTTAGTGTGCGAGTGGCAGAAAAGATGGAACCAGCTTCCAGTACAACAGCAGGCGGAGCTAAAGGCAAGACAGGGCGTCAGCGTGGTCACAATGGCTGACGTGGACGTCAAGAATCTAGAAACAATGGAGAGCGTGCCGCGTGACGGGAAAAGAATGGGGGAGATTATGCTTAGGGGAAGTGGCATAATGATGGGATACTTTAAGGACGCTAAAGCAACCTCAAAAGCTTTCGAGAATGGTTGGTTCAGAACCGGAGATGTGGGTGTAATTCACCCTGATGGCTACTTGGAAATCAAGGATAGGTCAAAGGATGTGATTATCTCGGGAGGCGAGAATATAAGCAGTGTGGAAGTTGAGAAGGTTCTGTACGGACACCCGAGGGTGCTGGAGGCTGCGGTGGTGGCAATGCCGCACCCGAGGTGGGGTGAGAGTCCTTGTGCCTTTGTTTCACTCAAGAAGAATCCTTCTGGGAAAAAAGATCATGTCACTCAGGCTGAGGTAATTGCTTACTGTAGGAAGAATTTGCCGCATTTTATGGTTCCTAAGGTGGTTAAGTTCTTGGACGAGTTGCCCAAGACGGCCACCGGCAAGTTTCAGAAGGTTCAGTTGAGGGCCATGGCCAAACAGTTTGTGGTGCCGCCGGAGAATGAGCAGCAGCAGAACAAGCCCAAGAAGTCAACGAGTCAGgtcaataacaacaataataataataataacattgaGCAGGTTTTAGCTGTTTCTCGTCTTTGA
- the LOC107480915 gene encoding uncharacterized protein LOC107480915 — MGFNLWVFGLVLKGCVMNLPMANENHMLGAVTCGTKETDFRAKALANLQFSWILFIILIFAQIVCLKLARRYIIADRLEYERLHNKGTDSSMASEGFKRPK; from the coding sequence ATGGGGTTTAATCTGTGGGTTTTTGGACTTGTTCTTAAAGGATGTGTAATGAATTTGCCAATGGCCAATGAAAATCATATGCTAGGAGCAGTTACTTGTGGCACTAAAGAGACTGATTTTCGCGCAAAAGCATTAGCCAATTTACAATTCAGTTGGATCCTTTTCATAATTCTGATATTTGCACAAATTGTTTGCTTGAAATTAGCTAGAAGATACATCATTGCAGATAGGTTGGAATATGAAAGACTTCATAATAAAGGCACTGACTCCTCCATGGCGAGTGAAGGTTTCAAGCGGCCGAAATAA